One Campylobacter pinnipediorum subsp. caledonicus genomic window carries:
- the proB gene encoding glutamate 5-kinase — protein sequence MKKNIIPIINENDTVVADELKVGDNDTLSALVAGLIDADLLIILSDIDGLYDKNPNLYKDAKIINLVKNIDEDIEKMAGDEGSKFGTGGMKTKIKSAKMTSQIGTNLIIANGKKDNVLLNVLKDSNEGTLFLANDKKVSLKKYWLAYGAKNKGEVVIDDGAKLALKSGKSLLAVGILDVIGDFHRGEIVEILNNKEIIARGISNYSSKQISLIKGKKSDEIEQILAYKYEDDIMHADNIVLGKG from the coding sequence TTGAAAAAAAATATCATACCTATCATAAATGAAAACGATACCGTTGTCGCGGATGAGTTAAAAGTAGGGGACAATGATACATTAAGTGCGTTGGTGGCTGGTCTTATTGATGCTGATTTGCTTATAATTTTAAGCGATATTGATGGTTTATATGATAAAAATCCAAATTTATACAAAGATGCAAAGATTATAAATTTAGTAAAAAATATAGATGAAGATATTGAAAAAATGGCTGGAGATGAGGGCAGTAAATTTGGTACAGGCGGAATGAAAACAAAGATAAAATCAGCCAAAATGACTTCACAAATAGGAACTAATTTAATAATCGCAAATGGTAAAAAAGATAATGTTTTGTTAAATGTCTTAAAAGATTCAAATGAGGGTACTTTGTTTTTGGCTAATGATAAAAAGGTTAGTTTGAAAAAATATTGGCTTGCTTATGGCGCAAAAAATAAAGGAGAGGTTGTAATTGATGATGGAGCTAAACTCGCTCTAAAATCTGGCAAAAGCTTGCTTGCTGTTGGAATTTTAGATGTTATTGGTGATTTTCACAGAGGAGAAATCGTTGAGATTTTAAATAATAAAGAGATTATAGCTCGTGGCATAAGTAATTATTCTTCAAAACAAATTTCATTAATAAAAGGCAAAAAGAGTGATGAAATAGAGCAAATTTTAGCTTATAAATATGAAGATGATATAATGCATGCAGATAATATAGTTTTAGGCAAAGGTTAA
- a CDS encoding glutamate-5-semialdehyde dehydrogenase → MSKIIDMVSLAKSASKELLSLSESKKNEILRAVSNELLLKKELIKEANKKDIKNARESSLSEALIDRLTLNNERIESMADSVLQIANQKNPIGKILDGFKHQSGMQITQVSVPLGVVAMIYESRPNVTIDSAAIALKTQNALILRGSSNAINSNLCLCELFRDIGKKFGLADGFLQIIGSDKSELDELVKQDKFIDVLIPRGGAKLKDYIKNNSTIPVIQTGEGICHIYVDKSADIDDALKIIKNAKTQRPSTCNSLECLVLHESIAEKILLILLNLLENVEFRIDEKIFENFQGFDNVKKATREDFSTEFLDFILSVKVVKDIDEAILYINQNSTHHSESILSKDYNNINKFLNLIDSAVVYANASTRFSDGGEFGFGSEIGISTQKMHTRGPMGLEALTSKKYVVYGSGQIRE, encoded by the coding sequence ATGAGCAAGATAATAGATATGGTTTCTTTGGCAAAAAGTGCAAGTAAAGAACTTTTAAGTTTATCAGAAAGTAAAAAAAATGAGATACTTAGAGCTGTTTCAAATGAGCTATTGCTTAAAAAAGAGCTTATAAAAGAGGCAAACAAAAAAGATATAAAAAATGCAAGAGAGAGTTCTTTAAGTGAAGCTTTGATAGATAGGCTTACTCTTAATAATGAACGTATAGAAAGTATGGCTGATAGTGTATTGCAAATAGCAAATCAAAAAAATCCAATAGGAAAAATACTTGATGGATTTAAACACCAAAGCGGTATGCAAATAACACAGGTAAGTGTTCCTCTTGGCGTAGTGGCTATGATATATGAAAGCAGACCAAATGTTACGATAGACTCAGCAGCTATCGCACTAAAAACCCAAAATGCACTTATACTTCGCGGTTCATCAAATGCAATAAATTCAAATTTGTGTTTATGTGAGCTTTTTCGTGATATAGGTAAAAAATTTGGTCTTGCTGATGGGTTTTTGCAGATAATAGGTTCTGATAAGAGCGAGCTTGATGAGCTTGTAAAACAAGATAAATTTATAGATGTTTTAATACCCCGTGGAGGAGCTAAATTAAAAGATTATATAAAAAACAACTCAACTATACCAGTTATTCAAACAGGTGAGGGGATTTGCCATATATATGTTGATAAGAGTGCTGATATAGATGATGCTTTAAAAATTATCAAAAATGCTAAGACACAAAGACCTAGCACTTGTAATTCGCTTGAATGCCTGGTTTTGCATGAAAGCATAGCTGAGAAGATATTGCTTATATTGCTAAATTTACTTGAAAATGTTGAGTTTAGAATAGATGAAAAAATATTTGAAAATTTTCAAGGGTTTGATAATGTTAAAAAAGCCACGAGAGAGGATTTCTCTACTGAATTTTTGGATTTTATTTTATCTGTAAAAGTAGTGAAAGATATAGATGAAGCTATCTTATATATAAATCAAAACTCAACTCATCATTCAGAAAGTATATTGAGTAAAGATTATAATAATATAAATAAATTTTTAAATTTGATAGATAGTGCTGTTGTGTATGCAAATGCCTCCACTAGATTTAGTGATGGTGGAGAGTTTGGTTTTGGTTCTGAGATAGGAATTTCTACTCAAAAAATGCATACTAGAGGACCTATGGGTCTTGAAGCACTTACTTCAAAAAAATATGTAGTTTATGGTAGCGGACAAATAAGGGAGTAA
- a CDS encoding copper resistance protein NlpE has protein sequence MKIKNSFLAVCTVALFAGCAMNNSSSSMNDMQDKVVSSYDMYSVAGVYKAVLPCASCEAIDTTLVLKNDGNFESLMEYKGGEQYTEKSSGTYSVKGDIVTVVNKYNKTSMFRVDNKSLKMLDAEGKEVTGPMAKFYVFKKM, from the coding sequence ATGAAAATAAAAAATAGTTTTTTAGCTGTTTGTACAGTTGCTTTATTTGCAGGTTGCGCTATGAATAATAGTAGTTCTTCTATGAACGATATGCAAGATAAAGTTGTTTCAAGTTACGATATGTATAGTGTTGCTGGTGTTTATAAGGCTGTCTTACCTTGCGCTTCTTGCGAAGCTATAGATACTACTTTAGTATTAAAAAATGATGGTAATTTCGAGTCTTTAATGGAGTATAAAGGCGGTGAACAATATACAGAAAAATCAAGCGGAACTTATAGTGTAAAAGGTGATATCGTTACAGTTGTAAATAAATACAATAAAACAAGTATGTTTAGAGTGGATAATAAAAGTTTAAAAATGCTAGATGCTGAAGGTAAAGAAGTTACAGGACCTATGGCTAAGTTTTACGTGTTTAAAAAAATGTAA
- the recO gene encoding recombination protein RecO produces MQGYILHTQKVKEEDLIVYILTDKFVVKSYRFYGARHSILVNGYKIDFELISSMNFLPHLRTVLHMGFKWLLDREKFIVWQQFMRLLYMHLKDVEDIDEIYFNEIDFCAKRMDKQNPKRLILQSYVKILEHEGRLHSEFECFICDEVISDNVCFARSLLPGHKNCLNKFSFELKKIEYLFDNKSTLMLDESDVNELYSILLEGF; encoded by the coding sequence ATGCAAGGCTATATTTTACATACTCAAAAGGTAAAAGAAGAAGACCTTATTGTTTATATATTAACCGATAAATTTGTTGTAAAATCATATAGGTTTTATGGGGCTAGACATTCTATTTTAGTGAATGGATATAAAATAGATTTTGAACTTATAAGTAGTATGAATTTCTTACCTCATTTAAGAACTGTTTTGCATATGGGTTTTAAATGGCTACTTGATAGGGAAAAATTTATAGTTTGGCAACAGTTTATGAGACTTTTATATATGCATTTAAAAGATGTTGAAGATATTGATGAAATTTATTTTAATGAGATTGATTTTTGTGCAAAAAGGATGGATAAACAAAATCCAAAGCGATTGATTTTACAATCTTATGTTAAAATTTTAGAACATGAGGGTAGGCTTCATAGTGAGTTTGAATGCTTTATATGTGATGAGGTTATAAGTGATAATGTATGTTTTGCTCGTAGTCTTTTGCCAGGACATAAAAATTGTTTAAATAAATTTTCTTTTGAGCTTAAAAAAATAGAATATCTTTTTGATAATAAAAGCACATTAATGCTTGATGAGAGTGATGTAAATGAGCTTTATTCTATCTTGTTAGAAGGTTTTTAG
- the proC gene encoding pyrroline-5-carboxylate reductase, translating to MKIGIIGFGNMGKAITDGINSSNFVKAQDIFVFDKSENKLDGLKELGVNICDDECSVAKVVDILIPAVKPNSYPKLLEKIKPFFDKKSILLSIAAGITIEDIKDILGLDTKVVRAMPNTPASVLRSVTGVCFDENCNENDKKNTIKLLESFGVVYQISQEQMHAFVGISGSLPAYVCMFVDALADGGVFEGLPKDLAIKIAADAVSSSAYMINKTGMHPSVLKDKVCSPNGTTIEAVRSLENGGFRGLVIDAVILASKKSKNINK from the coding sequence TTGAAAATAGGAATTATAGGTTTTGGAAATATGGGTAAAGCCATAACAGATGGCATAAACAGCTCAAATTTCGTAAAAGCACAAGATATTTTTGTGTTTGATAAAAGTGAAAATAAACTAGATGGATTAAAAGAGCTTGGTGTAAATATATGTGATGATGAGTGTAGTGTTGCAAAGGTTGTTGATATCTTAATTCCAGCCGTTAAGCCAAACTCTTATCCTAAATTATTAGAGAAAATAAAGCCATTTTTTGATAAAAAATCTATTTTGCTAAGTATAGCAGCCGGTATTACTATAGAAGATATTAAAGATATACTTGGTTTAGATACAAAAGTAGTAAGAGCTATGCCAAATACACCAGCTAGTGTTTTAAGATCTGTAACTGGTGTTTGTTTTGACGAAAATTGCAATGAAAATGATAAAAAAAATACAATAAAACTTCTTGAAAGTTTTGGTGTAGTTTATCAGATAAGCCAAGAACAAATGCATGCATTTGTAGGTATATCAGGTTCGCTTCCGGCTTATGTTTGTATGTTTGTAGATGCTTTGGCTGATGGTGGTGTATTTGAGGGGTTACCAAAAGATTTGGCTATAAAAATAGCAGCAGATGCAGTATCTTCAAGCGCATATATGATAAATAAAACAGGTATGCATCCATCTGTTTTAAAAGACAAAGTTTGTTCTCCTAATGGCACCACAATAGAGGCCGTAAGATCTTTGGAGAATGGTGGTTTTAGGGGTTTGGTTATAGATGCTGTGATTTTAGCTTCAAAAAAATCAAAAAATATAAATAAATAG
- a CDS encoding exodeoxyribonuclease III, translated as MKLISWNVNGLRAVVSKNAFEWLDEHKPDFLALQEIKAKQDDIPAQMYNLGFSEINSNSAQKAGYSGVMSLSKFQTSCLKSQFFDDTEGRVLEHRFGDIVLFNIYFPNGQKDDERLKHKMDFYAAFLKYCNEILDSGKHVIFCGDVNTAHQEIDLKNPKANSKTSGFLPIERAWIDEVLSNGFIDTFRHFNPDKIDAYSWWSYRFGARAKNVGWRIDYFFVSQGLKDRLKNAFILSDIIGSDHCPVGIEIDI; from the coding sequence TTGAAATTAATAAGTTGGAATGTTAATGGTCTTCGTGCTGTGGTGTCCAAAAATGCGTTTGAGTGGTTGGATGAGCATAAGCCTGATTTTTTAGCACTTCAAGAAATTAAGGCAAAACAAGATGATATACCAGCGCAAATGTATAATCTTGGTTTTAGTGAAATAAACTCAAACTCAGCTCAAAAAGCCGGTTATTCTGGGGTTATGAGCCTTAGTAAATTTCAAACAAGTTGTTTAAAATCTCAATTTTTTGATGATACCGAGGGCAGAGTTTTAGAGCATAGATTTGGTGATATTGTTCTTTTTAATATATACTTTCCAAATGGTCAAAAAGATGATGAGCGCTTAAAACACAAGATGGATTTTTATGCCGCATTTTTAAAATATTGTAATGAAATTTTAGATAGTGGAAAGCATGTTATTTTTTGTGGTGATGTAAATACCGCACATCAAGAGATTGATCTTAAAAACCCAAAGGCAAATTCAAAAACTTCAGGATTTTTACCCATTGAAAGAGCTTGGATAGATGAGGTTTTATCAAATGGCTTTATAGACACATTTAGGCATTTTAACCCAGATAAAATAGATGCTTATTCTTGGTGGAGTTATCGCTTTGGTGCTAGGGCTAAAAATGTAGGTTGGAGAATTGATTATTTTTTCGTATCACAAGGCTTGAAAGATAGGCTTAAAAATGCCTTTATCTTAAGTGATATAATAGGAAGCGATCATTGTCCAGTTGGAATAGAAATAGATATATAG
- a CDS encoding replication/maintenance protein RepL has protein sequence MNDIEKSIFSAIHGEKKIQIIDFLIQNIGEHGFINLKIDEICKATNTSKPTVLQTFKLLENAKVFKKIKNGVYELKTF, from the coding sequence TTGAACGATATAGAAAAGAGTATTTTTTCAGCGATTCATGGAGAGAAAAAAATACAAATTATAGATTTTTTGATACAAAATATAGGCGAACATGGTTTTATAAATTTAAAAATAGATGAAATATGCAAAGCAACTAACACAAGCAAACCCACAGTTTTACAGACATTTAAGCTTTTAGAAAATGCAAAAGTCTTTAAAAAAATAAAAAATGGAGTGTATGAGCTAAAAACCTTCTAA